Proteins encoded together in one Chryseobacterium taklimakanense window:
- a CDS encoding Crp/Fnr family transcriptional regulator gives MENIDYYLSEVLEIPKEATANCGAYYTMKPVKKGEFLLQEGEVCQSNYFVEKGLLRMYSLDKNGKEHIIQFAPENWIMSDRSSLYFNEKSKYYIEAVEDSEILFLTPDFFANLKMQFPESIANNDLLLQKHIRGLQDRVNSLLAETAEERYLKFIRMYPDLLQRVPQWMVASYLGITPESLSRVRKELVKAKG, from the coding sequence ATGGAAAATATCGATTACTATCTTTCCGAAGTCCTGGAAATACCGAAGGAAGCAACAGCAAACTGCGGTGCCTACTACACTATGAAACCTGTGAAGAAGGGTGAGTTCCTTTTGCAGGAAGGAGAGGTGTGTCAAAGCAATTATTTTGTGGAAAAAGGTTTGCTGCGAATGTATTCCCTTGATAAAAACGGGAAGGAACACATTATTCAGTTTGCGCCGGAAAATTGGATAATGAGCGACCGCAGTTCACTTTATTTCAACGAAAAATCCAAATACTACATCGAAGCCGTGGAAGATTCGGAAATTCTTTTTCTTACCCCGGATTTTTTTGCCAATTTAAAGATGCAGTTTCCCGAAAGTATTGCCAATAATGATCTATTGCTGCAAAAGCATATCCGTGGACTTCAGGACCGCGTAAATTCCCTGCTGGCCGAAACCGCAGAAGAGCGATACCTGAAATTTATCCGGATGTACCCCGATCTGCTTCAGCGGGTTCCGCAGTGGATGGTAGCTTCTTACCTCGGAATTACACCCGAAAGTTTGAGCCGCGTCCGTAAAGAACTGGTGAAGGCGAAAGGTTGA